A genomic stretch from uncultured Cohaesibacter sp. includes:
- a CDS encoding AAA family ATPase, producing MKIIACYSNKGGVGKTATSVNLAYALADAGKKVLLCDLDPQGASSFYFRVKPSKKLTDERFFKDVERFTKSIRGSNYDNLDILPANMSFRNFDVFLARMRNSRSRLKKALKAVKKDYDVILLDCPPNISTLSESVFKASDVILVPVIPTTLSQRTFEQLVDFFRVNKIPLKKLSAFFSMVQTVKSLHADLMDELSGQYKKQFISAHIPFASDIERMGVHRAPVLASAPKSSASKAYKALYRDVKKKVDL from the coding sequence ATGAAGATCATTGCCTGCTATTCAAACAAGGGCGGAGTTGGCAAAACGGCAACATCGGTCAATTTGGCATATGCTTTGGCTGATGCTGGCAAGAAGGTGTTGCTCTGTGATCTGGACCCTCAGGGGGCTTCCAGCTTTTACTTTCGTGTCAAACCATCAAAAAAGCTGACGGATGAACGTTTCTTCAAGGATGTGGAGCGGTTTACCAAATCCATTCGGGGCAGCAACTATGACAATCTCGATATTCTGCCTGCCAATATGAGCTTTCGGAATTTCGATGTATTTCTTGCGCGCATGAGAAACAGCCGTTCGCGCTTGAAGAAAGCCTTGAAGGCGGTCAAGAAGGACTATGATGTCATTTTGCTTGATTGTCCGCCCAATATTTCCACGCTTTCGGAAAGCGTATTCAAGGCCTCTGATGTCATTCTGGTGCCGGTTATTCCCACCACCTTATCCCAACGTACCTTCGAGCAGCTGGTGGACTTCTTCAGGGTCAATAAGATTCCGCTCAAGAAGCTGTCGGCCTTTTTCTCCATGGTGCAGACGGTCAAGTCTCTGCATGCAGACCTGATGGATGAATTGTCCGGGCAGTATAAGAAGCAGTTTATTTCAGCGCATATCCCCTTTGCGTCGGATATCGAACGGATGGGCGTGCATCGTGCTCCGGTTCTGGCGAGCGCTCCGAAAAGCTCGGCTTCCAAGGCCTATAAGGCTCTTTATCGCGATGTGAAAAAGAAAGTGGATTTGTAA
- a CDS encoding CYTH domain-containing protein has protein sequence MSSRLIEKAAADLEIERKFLVAELPDLAGLKSVDVAQGYLTHSDDSVEIRLRRKASGETANFFMTLKSDGALERKEIEVAVSAEQFESFWPATAGRQIEKTRYVGALDNGLHYELDVFHGGLKGLLLVEVEFPSVEAANRFKAPAWFGEDVTGNKGYKNKALAVKGMPQP, from the coding sequence ATGAGCAGCCGCCTTATCGAAAAAGCCGCTGCGGATTTGGAAATCGAACGCAAGTTTCTGGTAGCCGAGCTGCCGGATCTGGCTGGCCTCAAGAGCGTGGACGTGGCGCAAGGCTATCTGACACATTCGGACGATTCTGTCGAAATCAGGCTGCGCAGGAAAGCCTCAGGTGAGACCGCGAATTTCTTCATGACCCTCAAGTCTGATGGAGCCCTTGAGCGCAAGGAGATCGAGGTTGCTGTGAGCGCGGAACAGTTTGAAAGCTTTTGGCCGGCAACGGCTGGGCGTCAGATTGAGAAAACACGCTATGTGGGGGCGCTCGACAATGGGCTTCACTATGAGTTGGATGTCTTTCATGGCGGGCTGAAGGGGCTTTTGCTGGTCGAGGTGGAATTTCCTTCCGTAGAGGCTGCCAACCGGTTCAAGGCTCCGGCATGGTTCGGTGAAGATGTGACCGGTAACAAGGGATACAAGAATAAGGCCTTGGCTGTGAAGGGGATGCCCCAGCCGTGA
- a CDS encoding 3-oxoacid CoA-transferase subunit A, with protein sequence MKTATKLEDAAALIPEGAVLLIGGFMAVGTPERMIDALVERGVGGFTIVANDTALVGKGVGKLVTAGLVKKVIASHIGLNPETQQKMIAGEIEVELVPQGTLIERIRAGGVGLGGVLTQTGLGTPVEEGKQIVEVQGQKYLLEEPIRGDFALIKAKQADYKGNLDYALTAHNFNPVMAMAAETVIAEAETIVPIGGIQPDAVKTPGILVDHILEGEL encoded by the coding sequence ATGAAGACAGCAACAAAACTGGAAGATGCTGCTGCGCTGATCCCCGAAGGAGCAGTTTTGCTCATTGGTGGGTTTATGGCGGTTGGAACGCCCGAGCGCATGATCGATGCATTGGTTGAGCGGGGCGTAGGCGGCTTTACCATCGTGGCAAATGATACAGCCCTGGTAGGAAAAGGCGTCGGGAAACTGGTTACGGCTGGTTTGGTCAAGAAAGTGATTGCCAGCCACATCGGCCTCAATCCGGAAACCCAGCAGAAGATGATTGCAGGGGAAATCGAGGTAGAGCTTGTTCCTCAGGGAACCCTGATAGAACGCATTCGTGCTGGCGGTGTCGGCCTTGGCGGTGTGCTGACCCAGACCGGTCTTGGTACGCCCGTGGAAGAGGGCAAACAGATCGTCGAGGTTCAAGGGCAGAAATATCTCCTGGAAGAACCGATCCGTGGCGACTTTGCGCTGATCAAGGCCAAGCAGGCCGACTATAAGGGCAACCTTGATTACGCCCTGACAGCACACAATTTCAATCCGGTCATGGCTATGGCTGCCGAAACGGTTATTGCCGAAGCTGAGACCATCGTGCCGATTGGCGGCATTCAGCCCGATGCAGTCAAAACACCGGGTATTCTGGTCGACCACATTCTGGAAGGGGAGCTTTGA
- a CDS encoding 3-oxoacid CoA-transferase subunit B codes for MNAKEIIARRVAMEVKDGMLVNLGIGLPSMVTNYLPDDVDVMFQAENGVVGLGGSAMPGFENKDLTDAGGGLVMAVPGAASIDSAVSFGLIRGGHLDMTVLGGLQVDERGYLANWMVPGKMVPGMGGAMDLVAGAKQVIVSMVHTAKGSPKIVPECTLPLTAERRVSLIVTEMAVIEPTDEGLVLRELGPDATVEQVIEATTAKLVIPDSVPHMAL; via the coding sequence ATGAACGCCAAAGAGATCATTGCCCGCCGTGTGGCTATGGAAGTGAAAGACGGCATGCTGGTCAATCTGGGCATTGGACTGCCCAGCATGGTGACCAACTATCTACCCGATGATGTTGATGTGATGTTTCAGGCCGAGAATGGTGTCGTCGGCCTTGGCGGCAGTGCGATGCCGGGTTTTGAAAACAAAGATCTGACCGATGCTGGCGGCGGGCTGGTGATGGCCGTGCCGGGCGCTGCGTCTATCGATTCTGCTGTTTCCTTCGGCCTCATCCGGGGCGGTCATCTGGACATGACTGTGCTTGGTGGCTTGCAAGTTGATGAACGGGGCTATCTGGCCAACTGGATGGTGCCGGGCAAGATGGTGCCGGGTATGGGCGGCGCGATGGATTTGGTGGCTGGCGCCAAACAGGTCATTGTTTCCATGGTGCATACGGCCAAGGGAAGCCCGAAGATCGTTCCCGAATGCACGTTGCCTCTGACAGCTGAACGGCGCGTTTCGCTTATCGTCACCGAGATGGCTGTCATCGAGCCGACGGATGAAGGGCTGGTTTTGCGTGAGCTTGGTCCGGATGCGACGGTAGAGCAGGTTATCGAAGCGACAACGGCCAAACTGGTTATACCGGACTCTGTGCCTCACATGGCGCTTTAG
- a CDS encoding cupin domain-containing protein — protein MHLKRFADAPAYEAPNHFGCYGLRLQGFEENGPKNQWIGFSQFFPGGGAGPDSTPFEKVYIMIEGEMTLIIDGEETVLKPLDSCVIQPGEVRVLENRTNMTAKMMVVIPYPPEA, from the coding sequence ATGCATCTAAAACGCTTTGCAGATGCTCCTGCCTATGAAGCGCCCAACCATTTCGGTTGTTATGGTCTGCGGCTTCAGGGCTTTGAGGAAAACGGTCCCAAAAATCAATGGATTGGCTTTAGCCAGTTTTTCCCAGGTGGTGGCGCCGGGCCGGACTCTACGCCGTTTGAGAAAGTTTACATCATGATTGAAGGGGAAATGACCCTGATCATCGATGGAGAGGAAACAGTCCTCAAGCCACTCGACTCGTGCGTCATCCAACCCGGTGAGGTTCGTGTGCTCGAAAACCGTACCAACATGACCGCAAAGATGATGGTCGTCATTCCTTATCCTCCGGAGGCTTGA
- a CDS encoding SDR family oxidoreductase, with the protein MNVMANPLSMFDVKDNVALITGASGAFGMVAARILAGAGCKLVLVAGNQTALDEISKECTDMGADVTSINSRPTTEAVCNDLVAKAVGAYGRLDILVVASGMNKVAPITEMEPSTFEAVMDANVNQSWLLSRAAAAQMKKQGDGGKIVLMSSARGLLGHPAGYSAYCASKSAVDGIVKALGCELGKDGITVNAIAPTVFRSPLTAWMFEDNENANAVRAGFLSRVPMGRLGEPEDLAGPLLFLASKACDFYTGHILYADGGYTAG; encoded by the coding sequence ATGAATGTAATGGCTAATCCCCTTTCCATGTTTGATGTGAAAGACAATGTGGCATTGATTACCGGTGCGTCCGGTGCTTTTGGCATGGTGGCTGCTCGTATTCTGGCCGGTGCTGGCTGCAAGCTGGTTCTGGTTGCTGGCAATCAGACGGCTCTGGATGAAATTTCCAAGGAATGCACCGACATGGGTGCGGATGTCACATCCATCAATTCCCGTCCCACAACCGAAGCAGTCTGCAACGATCTGGTTGCAAAAGCGGTTGGAGCTTATGGCCGTTTGGACATTCTTGTTGTTGCTTCGGGCATGAACAAGGTTGCTCCGATCACTGAGATGGAGCCTTCCACCTTTGAAGCTGTGATGGATGCCAATGTGAACCAGAGCTGGCTGCTCTCCCGTGCGGCCGCCGCGCAGATGAAGAAACAGGGTGACGGTGGCAAAATCGTGCTCATGTCTTCGGCTCGTGGCCTTCTTGGTCATCCGGCTGGCTATTCTGCCTATTGCGCTTCCAAGTCTGCGGTTGACGGTATCGTCAAGGCACTTGGCTGCGAGTTGGGCAAAGACGGCATCACGGTCAATGCGATTGCGCCAACCGTTTTCCGCTCTCCGCTGACGGCCTGGATGTTCGAAGACAACGAGAATGCCAATGCCGTACGTGCAGGCTTCCTGTCGCGCGTGCCAATGGGGCGTCTGGGCGAGCCGGAAGATCTTGCCGGTCCTTTGCTGTTCCTGGCCTCGAAAGCCTGTGATTTCTACACCGGTCACATCTTGTATGCTGACGGTGGCTACACGGCGGGATAG
- a CDS encoding 3-hydroxyacyl-CoA dehydrogenase NAD-binding domain-containing protein codes for MSSHIRTIAVIGAGLMGHGIALTMARAGYDVTITDPVAEARASVIERIKQSMTAMGVADGDIDAAAARVSVAETIAEAVGNADAVFEAAPEKLPLKQSIFAEVEASAPAHCILASNTSVIPITDIMKNLKLKGRALGTHWWNPPHMIPLVEVVKTEWTEHDNAQAMMDILQKAKKTPVLVEKDVPGFIGNRLQHALWREAISLVEKGICDAEGVDTVIKSCFGRRLSVLGPLENADLVGTDLTLDIHNTVLADLEDRKGPSPYLEKLVADGKLGMKSGEGFRKWTPEEADAVRNRVATHLRKLEGILED; via the coding sequence ATGAGCAGTCATATTCGCACTATTGCGGTTATTGGTGCCGGTCTGATGGGGCATGGTATTGCCCTCACGATGGCACGCGCCGGCTATGATGTGACGATTACAGACCCGGTGGCTGAAGCACGTGCTTCAGTCATCGAGCGGATCAAGCAGAGCATGACAGCCATGGGTGTTGCCGATGGTGACATCGATGCAGCTGCTGCGCGTGTGTCTGTTGCAGAAACCATCGCTGAAGCCGTGGGCAATGCCGATGCCGTGTTTGAAGCGGCACCGGAAAAGCTTCCTCTCAAGCAATCGATCTTTGCAGAGGTGGAAGCCAGTGCTCCGGCGCATTGTATTCTGGCATCGAACACGTCGGTCATTCCCATCACCGATATCATGAAGAATCTCAAGCTGAAGGGCCGTGCATTGGGCACCCATTGGTGGAACCCGCCGCACATGATCCCTTTGGTCGAGGTGGTCAAAACCGAATGGACCGAGCACGACAATGCTCAGGCCATGATGGATATCCTGCAAAAAGCCAAAAAGACGCCGGTGCTTGTCGAAAAAGACGTGCCGGGCTTTATCGGCAACCGGTTGCAGCATGCGCTTTGGCGCGAGGCGATCAGTCTCGTGGAGAAGGGCATTTGCGACGCAGAGGGCGTGGATACGGTCATCAAGTCCTGCTTTGGGCGGCGTCTGTCTGTTCTGGGACCACTGGAAAATGCCGACTTGGTCGGCACGGATCTGACGCTTGATATTCACAATACGGTTCTGGCTGATCTGGAGGATCGCAAGGGACCGTCCCCCTATCTCGAAAAGCTGGTTGCCGATGGCAAGCTGGGCATGAAGTCGGGAGAGGGATTCCGCAAGTGGACGCCGGAGGAAGCAGACGCTGTTCGCAATAGGGTTGCGACCCATCTGCGCAAACTTGAGGGAATTTTGGAAGACTAA
- a CDS encoding sodium:solute symporter family protein, producing the protein MNWGIIVAVLAYEIILIFGLGLYFNMQMKRKEGEGSFLLSNRDLPVAVVAVTMALTVLGTPHIFGIFEMSWFIGATSIWFGLAHAVLLVVTITTTALWARRTNVTSMPEFVALIFGEGPRLMVAAIMAGLIWGLLTLEGQGMGIVFATMTNLSIQEGAVVGGILGILYVVFAGMKEIGWVNLVNCIIMYVGLVVTMFYITAGMPEGGWQTVADYYVNQDQAEMLSIFGTPDLLITFGLATVLSTTFCQSINQQLLQPAMAAKNEKTIRRTIWIAVPLNGLFCVFMAAIGLAAKANPEFFELGPKMAAPAMLVNILPGWLVAWLVASLLAAMLSTFAMSSMAPATIFANDVYKNFFNPDATEEQMRKVTRILIVILGVAAFLVAGYLPAIVSAINWVFAWLTPVFWLVIIGLFWKRNSAAAMITMAVTWVINSLWSFTSLPEMVGFAGMPNVYPSLIVGLIFGIGLHAILPGKPGLFRGGNDIKDLASAEAATA; encoded by the coding sequence GTGAACTGGGGAATCATCGTTGCCGTTTTGGCCTATGAGATCATATTGATCTTTGGCCTGGGCCTCTATTTTAATATGCAAATGAAGCGCAAGGAAGGTGAGGGAAGTTTCCTTCTTTCCAACCGCGATTTGCCGGTCGCCGTCGTTGCCGTGACGATGGCTTTGACCGTGCTCGGAACGCCACATATTTTCGGTATTTTCGAGATGAGTTGGTTTATCGGGGCTACCAGCATCTGGTTTGGCCTTGCTCATGCTGTGCTGTTGGTTGTGACCATCACGACGACGGCTCTTTGGGCACGCCGTACGAACGTGACTTCAATGCCTGAATTTGTCGCGCTCATTTTTGGCGAAGGTCCTCGTCTGATGGTTGCCGCAATCATGGCCGGACTGATCTGGGGGCTCCTTACCCTTGAAGGTCAGGGCATGGGCATTGTGTTTGCCACCATGACCAATCTTTCCATTCAGGAAGGGGCTGTTGTCGGCGGTATTCTCGGTATCCTCTATGTCGTCTTTGCTGGCATGAAAGAAATCGGCTGGGTCAACCTGGTCAACTGCATCATCATGTATGTTGGGCTGGTCGTCACGATGTTCTACATCACAGCTGGCATGCCTGAAGGTGGGTGGCAGACTGTTGCCGACTATTATGTCAATCAAGACCAGGCCGAAATGCTTTCGATCTTCGGCACGCCTGATCTGCTCATCACTTTCGGTCTGGCAACCGTTCTCTCAACGACATTCTGCCAGTCGATCAACCAGCAGCTTCTGCAGCCTGCCATGGCTGCCAAGAATGAAAAGACCATCCGTCGCACAATCTGGATTGCCGTGCCACTCAATGGTTTGTTCTGCGTGTTCATGGCAGCTATTGGCCTTGCAGCCAAAGCCAACCCGGAATTCTTCGAGCTTGGTCCGAAGATGGCCGCTCCTGCCATGTTGGTGAATATTCTGCCCGGATGGCTCGTTGCATGGCTTGTTGCTTCGCTGCTTGCAGCAATGCTTTCAACTTTTGCAATGTCGTCCATGGCGCCTGCAACCATCTTTGCCAACGACGTCTACAAAAACTTCTTCAACCCTGATGCTACCGAAGAGCAGATGCGGAAAGTGACCCGCATTCTGATCGTGATTTTGGGTGTTGCAGCCTTCCTTGTTGCTGGCTATCTGCCTGCAATCGTCTCGGCCATCAACTGGGTGTTTGCTTGGCTTACTCCTGTGTTCTGGCTGGTCATTATCGGTCTGTTCTGGAAACGCAACTCTGCAGCGGCGATGATTACCATGGCTGTTACATGGGTCATCAACTCTCTTTGGAGCTTCACTTCCCTTCCAGAGATGGTTGGCTTTGCGGGTATGCCAAACGTTTATCCGAGCCTGATCGTTGGTCTCATCTTCGGTATTGGCCTTCATGCAATCCTGCCTGGCAAGCCCGGTCTTTTCCGCGGAGGAAATGACATCAAGGACTTGGCTTCCGCAGAAGCCGCAACGGCATAA
- a CDS encoding 3-keto-5-aminohexanoate cleavage protein, translating into MARQKKTVITCAITGGIHTPTMSDALPYTPDDLATQAIAASEAGAAILHCHARKAENGYISIDPQDFSTYLPRIKQATDAVINISTGGSVLNTIDERIAPALAHSPEMCSMNMGSMNFSFHPLAKRYDEFKFDWEKEYIKNSDGYIFRNTFADIENAATQLAPHKIKFEHECYDVGHLYNLKFCMDIGLFKAPIFIQFIFGILGGIGTDVDNLIFMKRTADRLFGDDYRWSVLGAGNAQMALGTTATQMGGNVRVGLEDSLFISRGKLAESNAQQVAKIRRIIEDLGCEVATPDEAREMLDLKGGDQVGF; encoded by the coding sequence ATGGCACGTCAAAAGAAAACTGTGATTACCTGTGCGATCACCGGCGGCATTCACACGCCAACCATGTCCGATGCTTTGCCGTATACGCCAGATGATCTGGCTACCCAAGCGATTGCCGCCTCTGAAGCAGGTGCTGCGATCCTTCATTGCCATGCGCGTAAAGCGGAAAATGGCTATATCTCGATTGACCCGCAAGATTTTTCCACCTATCTGCCACGGATCAAGCAGGCCACGGATGCTGTGATCAACATCTCCACTGGCGGCAGCGTTCTCAATACGATTGACGAGCGCATTGCGCCAGCTCTGGCTCATTCCCCTGAAATGTGCTCCATGAATATGGGCTCCATGAACTTCTCTTTCCATCCGCTTGCAAAGCGCTATGACGAGTTCAAGTTTGACTGGGAAAAAGAATATATCAAGAATTCGGACGGCTATATCTTCCGCAATACCTTTGCGGATATCGAGAATGCCGCCACCCAGCTGGCGCCGCACAAGATCAAGTTCGAGCATGAATGCTACGATGTTGGCCATCTCTATAATCTGAAATTCTGCATGGATATCGGCCTGTTCAAGGCACCGATCTTCATTCAGTTCATCTTCGGTATTCTGGGCGGTATCGGCACGGATGTCGACAACCTGATCTTCATGAAGCGCACCGCTGATCGCCTGTTTGGCGATGATTATCGCTGGTCTGTGCTTGGTGCTGGCAACGCGCAGATGGCGCTTGGCACAACGGCAACCCAGATGGGCGGCAACGTGCGTGTCGGTCTGGAAGACAGCCTGTTCATCTCTCGCGGCAAGTTGGCTGAAAGCAATGCCCAGCAGGTCGCCAAGATCCGCCGGATCATTGAGGATCTGGGCTGCGAAGTGGCCACACCGGATGAAGCCCGCGAAATGCTCGATCTCAAAGGGGGCGACCAGGTCGGCTTCTAG
- a CDS encoding bifunctional enoyl-CoA hydratase/phosphate acetyltransferase, giving the protein MSDRFISENKTYDEIEIGDKASLTRLAREQDFLIFANVSGNLNHYHLAAYAQEQEGLPETFAPGLWVGSLISAVMGNQIPGPGSVYKKQTLDFHELCYAGDELLVEVKVIAKLPDNVIRFENKVTRTADNKLLVSGEADLYAPKTKMRFNALPAPELILDHHPHFEAIIERAQALDPVVTAVVAPEEEKSLGGALLARKKGIIKPILFGSKERILSVAKELGQSLDGIEIIDEIDHARAASKAVDYIADGIAGALMKGHLHTDDLLRAALRKERGLRAGRRFTHVFVMDVPGLSHPLLVTDAAINIQPDLKTKADIVRNAIEVAISIGIELPKAGVLSAVETVNPDIPSSMDAALLSKMAERGQITGGIVDGPLAMDNAIDLAAARTKGITSEVAGQADILVVPNLDAGNMLAKQLAYISHAEPAGLVLGAKVPIVLNSRSDGDLARLASCAIASLHHARIGKIS; this is encoded by the coding sequence ATGTCCGATCGATTCATATCCGAGAACAAGACCTACGACGAAATTGAAATAGGCGACAAAGCCAGCCTGACCCGCCTCGCCCGGGAGCAGGATTTTCTCATTTTTGCCAATGTCTCCGGCAACCTGAACCATTATCATCTCGCAGCCTATGCACAAGAGCAGGAAGGTCTCCCCGAAACCTTCGCCCCCGGCCTCTGGGTCGGCTCCCTGATCTCTGCGGTGATGGGCAACCAGATCCCCGGCCCCGGCTCGGTATACAAAAAGCAGACGCTGGATTTCCACGAACTTTGCTACGCCGGTGATGAGCTTCTTGTTGAAGTGAAGGTCATCGCCAAACTGCCGGATAATGTCATCCGCTTCGAAAACAAGGTAACACGGACCGCAGACAACAAGTTGCTGGTCTCCGGCGAAGCCGATCTATATGCGCCGAAAACAAAGATGCGCTTCAATGCCCTTCCCGCACCGGAGCTAATTCTTGATCACCATCCTCATTTCGAAGCCATTATCGAAAGGGCGCAGGCTCTTGATCCGGTGGTAACAGCGGTCGTTGCCCCCGAAGAGGAAAAGTCGCTTGGAGGTGCTCTGCTTGCCCGCAAGAAAGGCATCATCAAGCCAATCCTGTTTGGCAGCAAGGAACGTATCCTCAGCGTAGCCAAAGAGCTGGGCCAATCCCTTGACGGCATTGAAATCATCGACGAGATCGACCATGCCCGCGCCGCCAGCAAGGCGGTTGACTATATCGCCGACGGGATCGCCGGAGCCCTGATGAAGGGGCATCTGCATACGGATGACTTGTTGCGCGCCGCCTTGCGCAAAGAGCGGGGCCTCAGAGCCGGTCGCCGCTTCACTCATGTCTTCGTCATGGATGTGCCCGGACTTTCCCATCCCTTGCTGGTCACGGACGCCGCCATCAACATCCAACCGGACTTGAAAACCAAGGCTGACATCGTCCGCAACGCCATCGAAGTCGCCATTTCCATCGGCATAGAGCTGCCCAAGGCTGGGGTTCTCTCCGCCGTTGAAACGGTCAATCCGGATATCCCCTCCTCGATGGATGCGGCGCTCCTCTCCAAGATGGCCGAAAGGGGCCAGATCACCGGCGGCATTGTTGATGGTCCGCTGGCCATGGACAATGCCATAGATCTGGCCGCTGCACGCACCAAGGGCATCACCTCCGAGGTTGCTGGGCAAGCCGATATCCTCGTCGTTCCCAATCTCGATGCGGGTAATATGCTTGCAAAGCAGCTGGCCTATATCTCTCATGCCGAACCGGCCGGGCTCGTGCTCGGAGCGAAGGTGCCCATCGTGCTCAATTCCCGCTCCGATGGCGATCTGGCCCGCTTGGCTTCCTGCGCCATTGCATCCCTGCATCACGCCCGCATTGGCAAGATTTCATAG